From Manihot esculenta cultivar AM560-2 chromosome 18, M.esculenta_v8, whole genome shotgun sequence:
AAATTACACACTTTTATCAAATCATACAACAAacattttttatactataaacgATAAATTGAGGAACAAAATTattcttttctctctttataTACCGATTTGTAATTAGAAAAGTCTTCACttcatcatttaaaattatacttaaatCATATACGGATATGAGGGTTTTTGCCTTTATAGTTTCTTCTCTTTTGTTTACTTCCCTTTGGCTCCCTACTTCAGCTGAACGATGTGGAATTCAAGTTGACGAACGATGTGGAATTCAAGCTGACGGTGTTTTGTGTTGCGGATACCGATGTTGTAGTAAATGGGGCTGGTGTGGTACCACAAAAGATTACTGCTGTGATGGCTGCCAAAGCCGATGTGATCCTACTAAATGTGATCATACTATACGTCTCAGTGGACGTAGAGCCGGCATTCTCCGGGGAGGTGGTGGAAATATGAGTGAGATATCTTCAGAAAAAGCATTTGATAAGATGCTTAGTCAAAAGCCACATGGGCTTTATACTTAATAGATACAACGTAATCAGTTTCCATCTTATATGGAACATAgtaatctaaataaaaatatgtgcCTTGTATTTCTGTAATCCTATTGCTTTACGTAATGGATTATAGAAATTATTGTGTGTAGTTTAAGTGCAAGCATATGCACTTCCTCCAATAATAATATGGATGTTGGTTTTCACTATTTTTGTCATAgatgtattttataatttactatgTGTAATTTTCACTCATAGTTACTTGCCTTTgaacttcttctctttctttttttttttattttttttttaaatactcaattttaatttatttt
This genomic window contains:
- the LOC110606299 gene encoding acidic endochitinase WIN6.2C gives rise to the protein MRVFAFIVSSLLFTSLWLPTSAERCGIQVDERCGIQADGVLCCGYRCCSKWGWCGTTKDYCCDGCQSRCDPTKCDHTIRLSGRRAGILRGGGGNMSEISSEKAFDKMLSQKPHGLYT